The Thunnus thynnus chromosome 24, fThuThy2.1, whole genome shotgun sequence genome window below encodes:
- the chst10 gene encoding carbohydrate sulfotransferase 10, with translation MCEAMRHHWLLLGACGWVLLILMFVSKFINFRAVDDYGERVAGQSWTVSGTKVVKLIPVSSPEKPAPKPSDQPSVPPTAVDWQSVADKRIELLSTVCKNSSLRNLTHVSISKFVLDRIFVCDKHKILFCQTPKVGNTQWKKVLIVLNGAFPTVEEIPENLVHDHEKNGLPRLSSLTPQEITHRLNTYFKFFIVRDPFERLISAFKDKFVKNPRFEPWYKHDIAPVIIRKYRKSHRDSDLAASGLHFEDFVRYLGDVEGRRRMDRQFGEHIIHWVTYAELCAPCEIHYSVVGHHETLEQDAPHILKAAGIDQLVSYPAIPPGITRYNKTKVEHYFSDISKRDIRRLYARYQGDFQLFGYPSPEFLLN, from the exons ATGTGCGAAGCGATGCGGCACCACTGGCTGCTCCTCGGGGCTTGCGGCTGGGTGCTGCTCATCCTCATGTTTGTCAGCAAGTTCATCAACTTCAGAGCTGTAGATG ACTATGGAGAGAGGGTTGCTGGTCAGAGTTGGACAGTGTCAGGAACCAAAGTGGTTAAGCTTATTCCTGTGTCCAGCCCAGAAAAACCAGCTCCAAAGCCGTCAGATCAG CCCTCTGTTCCACCTACAGCGGTAGACTGGCAGTCAGTTGCTGACAAACGAATCGAGCTGCTTTCAACTGTATGTAAGAACAGCAGCCTCAGGAATTTGACTCACGTCTCCATCAGCAAGTTTGTCCTGGACCGCATCTTTGTCTGCGACAAACACAAGATCTTGTTCTGCCAGACGCCTAAAGTGGGCAACACGCAGTGGAAGAAGGTCCTCATTGTGCTCAATG GAGCATTCCCCACTGTGGAGGAGATCCCAGAAAACCTTGTTCATGACCATGAGAAGAACGGCCTGCCCCGCCTCTCATCACTCACTCCACAGGAAATTACTCACAG ATTAAACACTTACTTTAAGTTTTTCATCGTGAGAGATCCGTTTGAGCGGCTGATTTCTGCGTTCAAGGACAAGTTTGTAAAGAACCCACGTTTTGAACCTTGGTACAAGCATGACATTGCTCCGGTCATCATCCGTAAATACCGCAAAAGCCATCGTGACAGCGACCTCGCCGCCTCTGGCCTGCACTTTGAGGACTTTGTCCGTTACTTGGGTGATGTGGAAGGCCGCAGGCGCATGGACCGGCAGTTCGGTGAGCACATCATCCACTGGGTGACTTACGCAGAGTTGTGTGCGCCGTGTGAGATCCACTACAGTGTGGTAGGCCACCACGAGACGCTGGAGCAAGATGCCCCCCACATCCTCAAAGCGGCGGGCATTGACCAGCTGGTGTCCTACCCAGCCATTCCTCCAGGTATCACGCGCTACAACAAGACCAAGGTGGAGCATTACTTCTCAGACATCAGCAAGCGAGACATCAGGCGTCTCTACGCACGTTACCAGGGCGACTTTCAACTGTTTGGTTACCCGAGCCCAGAGTTTCTACTGAACTAA